The proteins below come from a single Balaenoptera acutorostrata chromosome 2, mBalAcu1.1, whole genome shotgun sequence genomic window:
- the KCNMB1 gene encoding calcium-activated potassium channel subunit beta-1: MGKKLVMAQKRGETRALCLGVAMVACAVITYYILGTTVLPLYQKSMWTQESMCHLIETNIRDQEELEGKRVPQYPCLWVNVSSVGRWAVLYHTEDTRDRNQQCSYIPGSLDNYQMARADVEEVRAKFHQRQVFHCFSTTRENETSVLYQRLYGPQTLLFSLFWPTFLLTGGLLIIVMVKINQSLSILAAQK, encoded by the exons ATGGGGAAGAAGTTGGTGATGGCCCAGAAGCGGGGAGAGACCCGAGCCCTTTGCCTGGGTGTGGCCATGGTGGCGTGCGCCGTCATCACCTACTACATCCTCGGCACGACCGTGCTACCCCTCTACCAGAAAAG CATGTGGACCCAGGAATCCATGTGTCACCTGATTGAGACCAACATCAGGGACCAGGAGGAGCTGGAGGGCAAGAGAGTGCCCCAGTACCCGTGCCTGTGGGTCAACGTGTCATCCGTGGGCCGGTGGGCCGTGCTGTACCACACGGAGGACACTCGGGACCGGAACCAGCAG TGCTCCTACATCCCAGGCAGCCTGGACAACTACCAGATGGCCCGGGCCGATGTGGAGGAGGTTAGAGCCAAATTCCACCAGCGCCAGGTTTTCCACTGCTTCTCCACGACTCGGGAGAATGAGACGAGTGTCCTGTACCAGCGCCTCTACGGTCCCCAgaccctcctcttctccctcttctggCCCACCTTCCTGCTGACCGGTGGCCTCCTCATTATCGTCATGGTGAAGATCAACCAGTCCCTCTCCATCCTGGCAGCCCAGAAGTAG